The following proteins come from a genomic window of Pyxidicoccus sp. MSG2:
- a CDS encoding tetratricopeptide repeat protein, protein MSGPTKAMTEPAAAAAPEPVDVLIVTALKREYEAVLRVETGAVPGRTWVQAAWPGDLDVASRVFQGAEGAPLRVVVARSLGIGVVAMTGALSMLVDTYAPRCLAMCGIGAGLQAEVELGDVIIADVLWAYALGQNASGSSAGEESSLFQSRSLRYLLDAKLRHKAEHFQPSPESPWRRERPRTYEAQMDWILDCLWRGESPALHPQRKERCADYSQVLPLLWEQKLVSNGELSLTPEGRRYIERKRLLYPDGLPEPRPFRVHVGALVTVDTFVRTPEVFDRLAHLDRKVLGLDMEAAAIGALARIREAEYTVVLKGIADFADSAENDRFRDFAARAAAECLLEFLRSSLPPAPLGHFSDLLDTGISERPRVPSPAALLNAHYRCFPFWGRKAELERLQAWCQSEEPASAWLIHARGGMGKTRLLVEVCEQLRMQGWRAGFLAHSPRPERLEALLASAQDTLVVIDSAESEPGLPGYLELIAQKLREKRQGRFRLVLLARSVGDWWSDIIARSKAINALLDSQVPMELPPLMEGSLAARQELFLEAVRCFASIRKRSGLGLVPPDLSDEQFERVMYIHMAALAAVEGRPSSAMGLIEGLLAHEERLWLARAHATATTEQARRSFLAQTRRAVTAFTLLGGASSQQEVEELLQQVNEEQDESLMLMLRDLYPGNPRDSWRASISGLEPDVMGDAMVLHTLRLEVDGGRRLLEKVFSNADARALRNGFEVLGRLSREHPDEAGPWIQWVLESDVPSRALAAFDAAKALAARGAHTRLGAYLAQVLEKEGTPLLAAQMESMGFPADAVSLHDVMRWVTRTRLQNLEEEEGLEHLAERARLLNNLGSLQSESGRREEALATIEQAVKHYRAHAARQPELFQSDLALSLNNLGVMLRELGRMHEALAVTQEAVSLHSRLAQEQDASLPNLAMSLNNLGGVQWGLGQREQALKAFLEAVAISRNLAAKVPDAFLPSLAGGLNNLGNILQTLGRREEALMAAQEAVAISRNLAERNPETFLPSLAMGLNNLGIHLVELGRQEESSAAIREAVEIYRQLARRTPEAFQPDLARSLSNLGLLLNAQGAKEVALQAAHEALEIIWPYFERFPSAFAMQTNNILQNLLAWQSELKLPTTSRHQAQLDAVQKALSQ, encoded by the coding sequence GACCGACGAAGGCCATGACGGAGCCTGCGGCAGCCGCCGCCCCTGAGCCCGTCGACGTCCTCATCGTCACGGCATTGAAGCGGGAGTACGAGGCCGTCTTACGAGTCGAGACCGGGGCAGTGCCTGGACGCACCTGGGTCCAGGCTGCGTGGCCCGGGGACCTGGATGTCGCCTCCCGCGTATTCCAGGGTGCCGAAGGAGCGCCGCTCCGCGTAGTGGTGGCTCGCTCCCTAGGAATCGGCGTCGTGGCGATGACGGGCGCCCTGTCGATGCTCGTGGACACCTACGCACCTCGGTGCCTAGCTATGTGCGGCATCGGTGCGGGGCTTCAAGCGGAGGTGGAGCTGGGCGATGTCATCATCGCGGACGTGCTCTGGGCCTATGCCCTTGGCCAGAACGCTTCGGGGAGTTCCGCCGGGGAAGAGAGCAGCCTGTTCCAGAGCCGGAGCCTGCGCTACCTGCTGGATGCCAAGCTGCGGCACAAGGCCGAGCACTTCCAACCTTCCCCGGAGAGTCCCTGGCGGCGAGAACGTCCCCGGACGTACGAGGCCCAGATGGACTGGATTCTCGACTGCCTGTGGCGGGGTGAGAGCCCAGCCCTGCACCCTCAACGCAAGGAGCGGTGCGCCGACTACAGCCAGGTGTTACCGCTGCTCTGGGAGCAGAAGCTGGTTTCGAATGGCGAGCTGTCCCTCACGCCCGAAGGCCGGAGGTACATCGAGCGCAAGCGGCTCCTGTATCCCGATGGCCTGCCGGAGCCACGGCCCTTCAGGGTGCACGTGGGCGCGCTCGTCACCGTCGACACATTCGTCAGGACCCCCGAGGTCTTCGACAGACTGGCGCACCTCGACCGCAAGGTGCTGGGGCTGGACATGGAGGCGGCAGCCATCGGTGCACTGGCTCGCATCCGAGAGGCCGAGTACACGGTCGTGCTCAAAGGGATTGCGGACTTCGCTGATAGTGCAGAGAACGACCGGTTCCGAGACTTCGCGGCGCGGGCCGCGGCGGAGTGCCTCCTGGAGTTCTTGAGGAGCAGCCTTCCGCCGGCACCGCTAGGACACTTCTCGGACCTTCTCGATACAGGCATCTCCGAGCGGCCACGGGTGCCAAGCCCGGCGGCCCTCTTGAATGCCCATTATCGCTGCTTCCCCTTCTGGGGGCGCAAGGCAGAGCTGGAGAGGCTCCAGGCTTGGTGTCAGTCCGAGGAACCCGCGAGCGCGTGGCTCATCCACGCCCGTGGGGGCATGGGCAAGACCCGGCTGCTCGTCGAGGTGTGTGAGCAACTCCGGATGCAGGGCTGGCGGGCTGGCTTCCTGGCCCATTCTCCAAGGCCCGAGCGGCTTGAGGCCCTGCTGGCCTCGGCGCAGGACACGCTGGTGGTCATCGACTCTGCGGAGAGCGAACCAGGGCTCCCGGGGTATCTTGAGCTCATCGCTCAGAAACTGCGAGAGAAGCGCCAGGGGCGCTTCCGCCTTGTGCTGCTGGCCCGGTCCGTCGGGGACTGGTGGTCGGACATCATCGCCAGATCCAAGGCGATCAATGCGCTGCTCGACTCCCAGGTACCCATGGAGCTGCCACCGCTCATGGAGGGCTCCCTGGCGGCCCGTCAAGAGCTCTTCCTGGAAGCGGTGCGATGCTTTGCTTCGATCCGCAAGCGCTCGGGGCTCGGGCTCGTGCCACCCGACCTCAGCGACGAGCAATTCGAGCGGGTGATGTACATCCACATGGCAGCCCTGGCCGCGGTGGAGGGACGGCCTTCGAGCGCCATGGGGTTGATCGAGGGGCTGCTTGCACACGAGGAGCGCCTCTGGCTCGCGCGTGCGCATGCCACTGCAACGACGGAGCAGGCCCGGCGCTCATTCCTGGCCCAGACACGGCGAGCCGTGACTGCATTCACGCTGCTGGGAGGTGCTTCGAGCCAGCAGGAGGTCGAGGAACTGCTCCAGCAGGTGAACGAAGAGCAGGATGAGTCGTTGATGTTGATGCTGAGGGACCTGTACCCGGGAAACCCCAGGGATTCATGGCGCGCCAGCATCAGCGGGCTTGAGCCGGACGTGATGGGCGATGCTATGGTCCTGCACACCTTGCGCCTGGAAGTGGACGGCGGCAGGCGCCTGCTGGAGAAGGTCTTCAGCAATGCGGACGCCCGGGCGCTCCGGAATGGGTTCGAGGTCCTGGGGCGGCTCTCCCGTGAACACCCGGACGAGGCAGGCCCGTGGATCCAGTGGGTGCTGGAGTCAGATGTCCCCAGCCGTGCGCTGGCGGCATTCGATGCCGCGAAGGCTCTGGCTGCACGCGGTGCGCACACCCGGCTTGGCGCATACCTAGCACAGGTACTGGAGAAAGAAGGAACACCCCTGCTTGCGGCGCAGATGGAGTCCATGGGGTTCCCCGCGGATGCCGTCTCCTTGCACGACGTTATGCGCTGGGTGACACGCACACGCCTCCAGAACCTGGAGGAGGAAGAGGGCCTGGAGCACCTCGCCGAGCGCGCCCGGCTGCTCAACAACCTGGGAAGCCTCCAGAGCGAATCAGGAAGAAGAGAAGAGGCCCTGGCGACAATCGAGCAAGCGGTGAAGCACTACAGGGCACATGCAGCCAGACAGCCCGAGCTTTTCCAGTCCGACCTGGCCCTGAGCCTGAACAACCTGGGTGTTATGCTGCGAGAGCTCGGACGGATGCACGAGGCGCTGGCGGTGACACAAGAAGCCGTGTCGCTTCACTCCCGGCTTGCCCAGGAGCAGGACGCCTCGCTCCCGAACTTGGCCATGAGCCTGAACAACCTGGGCGGCGTCCAGTGGGGGCTGGGGCAGCGAGAGCAAGCGCTGAAGGCCTTTCTGGAGGCGGTAGCCATCTCCCGGAACCTGGCGGCGAAGGTTCCGGATGCCTTCCTACCCTCCCTCGCAGGGGGCCTAAACAACTTGGGCAATATCCTGCAGACACTGGGGCGCCGAGAAGAAGCGCTGATGGCCGCTCAGGAGGCGGTAGCCATCTCCCGGAACTTGGCGGAAAGGAACCCGGAGACGTTCCTTCCCAGCTTGGCCATGGGCTTGAACAATCTGGGAATCCATCTGGTCGAGCTGGGGAGGCAAGAGGAGTCCTCGGCAGCGATACGTGAGGCCGTGGAGATCTACCGGCAGCTTGCGCGCAGGACCCCGGAGGCCTTCCAGCCAGACCTAGCGAGGAGCTTGAGCAACCTGGGCCTGTTGCTGAATGCGCAAGGAGCCAAGGAGGTAGCCCTCCAGGCGGCGCACGAAGCCCTG